In Panicum virgatum strain AP13 chromosome 5K, P.virgatum_v5, whole genome shotgun sequence, the genomic window GGTATGGGAATAATCTGCGTCTTCGCTCTTCTCACATCGAGCGTCTCCAGAAACTTGAGATTTGAGATCTCCTTCGGAAGCGTTGTGATGTCGCCCCCGAGGCTTAGATACCTGAGCATCAATAGGTTGGATATCTTCTTGAGATGCTCATCTTTCAAGGCTTCGCATTCTTCTAGATCCAAGACTCGCAGCAGCTCGTATTTAGAGAATTCCACAGTATGCATACCTACTGCTCCGAAGATTGTCAGAGATCGGACAAGAGAAAAATCAATGTTTGAGTTTGTTTTGTCCCTTGCAGAACCTTTGCCATGTAGGGAAAGCCGGCGGATTTTATCCGGTAGGCCAGCTTGATCATATAGCGACGTGATGAAATTCTCGCGTATGGACTTTTGTAGAATGAACTCGAGCATCATGCCGTGAGTTTGGCATGTCTTTGCCTCTGCGTTGTTGCTGACATCAATGGGCTTGATGATACTCCGGTCTGTGAGCGCCTTGAAATTATCAGCAGCAACATCCACAGCACTACGGCGATGGTCTGCTTCAACGAACCCTTCAGCTAACCATCGCCTTATCAGGCACTTCCTCTTGATTGGATGACCACTTGGGAAAATGCTCAAATATAGCAAGCAGGCCTTGAGAGCATGGCCAGGAAGACTCGAGTAGTTTTGGAGAAGGACATGCTTCAATCTTGCCAATGTCTCCTCGTTCTCCACATGTTCACCCATGTAGCGGCACAAATTTGCACATCCTGCCGGTGTCATCTGGCACTTGCTCTGCAAGAGCTGGGCGGTGGTGACAAGAGCAAGTGGTAGACCATCACATTTCTTCATGACCTGCTCTGCGGGTGCATAATCTTCCAAGGAGGTTTGTTTGAAGAATAATTCCCTTGATTGTTCCTCGCTAAGAGCTCTCATTACGTAAACATGGCCATTATCAGCGCTGCAGGCGTTTGCAATGGACTGAAGAGCCGTGGTCACGATCACTCTGCTGCTCACTCCCATGTCTTTAGGGAAGGCATTCTTAATGGTGTTCCAATATTCCGACCGCATATCATCGATCACAATGAAGAACCTTGCGAAAAGAGGAGAACAAGTTTGATTAGACAATCATGGTTCTGACGCAATAGTtagtaattaaaaaataaaagcatGTAATTGGAGCACCATGGTTCAGGCGCAAGTTTAAAATGGGAGCAGGTAAACATgtaattaaaataaaagcagACAACTAATCTACGTTACTATATtttaaagagagagagagagaaaaaaaagatcgGCCGCCTCCCTCGTTTCCGGTGACCCCGTCACCCCGCACCACCTCGAGCTCCAGCTTGCCCAGCGGCATGTTGCCGAACCACCAGCGCTCCTCGCCAGGCTGCTACCTGCTAGCTTGCTATCTCAATTGCCAatcccacgcccacgcccaacTCATCAAGTGCTGTGTCGTCGTGCCGCCCTCCAATACCTCCCGCCCCTCACTCCACAACCAGGATCCCGGTTTCGCCGTAGCCTAACCCAACTAGTAGCAGGAGCTGAAGGAAGTTGGATCTACCACCGACGGAAGTTTGTTTCCCCCTCAAAAACGAAAGGGGAAAAGGATAAAGGGGCCGCGAAGCCATGGATCCATTACCAATTTATCATTAACGTGCTCAGAAGAAAATAAGAAAGGCTCCAAAGGAGAATTCGCTGTTGATTTCTTACCTTTTGAACTTGAGGCATTCGACGAGGTCATCACAGCTACCACCATGAACTTGCTTGCCAACTTGAACTTGCTGGAGTATCTCCTTCAGAACATCCCCCGCGCCCTTCTCCGATGCACGAACCCAAATCCGTGGGTTGTAGCCGTATTCCTCACCGACAGCGACACTGTCGTACACTTGTCTAGCAAGAACAGTCTTGCCCAAACCACCAAAACCGACGATGGATATCACCTTGAGCCGTTTCGGCTGGCCTTCGTCTTCCTGCATCAGCTCCAGAACCTCATCCCGGGGCGCATCGATGCCCACGAGGTCAGCTGCAGGGGTCAGCATGTTAGATGCCACGAAGGTGGACGCAGATGCCCCCGAGGTGCTGCTGGATTGGCCGCCGCTGGTATAGAGTTCTCTGAGCTTGGATGCCTCCTCTGACTTCCTCCTGAGCTCTCGGATCTCGGCGGCGAACTTCGTGCGGATTGACATCGTCTTCAGCTGGTGGCCCTTCTGACGGAGCGACGACGCGCCGGGCTCGCGCGTCACGCGGTGCAAAAAGCGGTCGATGCTATCCTCGATGCTGTAAGCCAACTCGCGCACG contains:
- the LOC120707458 gene encoding disease resistance protein RGA4-like, with the translated sequence METALVCAVLKTLAPKIFAFLQGNHELRRGLEHEIQYIRKELSMIAAAIEDHDRRSWSEGRISDVQRIWIQGVRELAYSIEDSIDRFLHRVTREPGASSLRQKGHQLKTMSIRTKFAAEIRELRRKSEEASKLRELYTSGGQSSSTSGASASTFVASNMLTPAADLVGIDAPRDEVLELMQEDEGQPKRLKVISIVGFGGLGKTVLARQVYDSVAVGEEYGYNPRIWVRASEKGAGDVLKEILQQVQVGKQVHGGSCDDLVECLKFKRFFIVIDDMRSEYWNTIKNAFPKDMGVSSRVIVTTALQSIANACSADNGHVYVMRALSEEQSRELFFKQTSLEDYAPAEQVMKKCDGLPLALVTTAQLLQSKCQMTPAGCANLCRYMGEHVENEETLARLKHVLLQNYSSLPGHALKACLLYLSIFPSGHPIKRKCLIRRWLAEGFVEADHRRSAVDVAADNFKALTDRSIIKPIDVSNNAEAKTCQTHGMMLEFILQKSIRENFITSLYDQAGLPDKIRRLSLHGKGSARDKTNSNIDFSLVRSLTIFGAVGMHTVEFSKYELLRVLDLEECEALKDEHLKKISNLLMLRYLSLGGDITTLPKEISNLKFLETLDVRRAKTQIIPIPIEVIKLPGLIHLLGVFSLPDVRQEMRNLQSFLSKKSSLETLAGFVADQSTDFPQLMRHMNRLTKLKLWCRSTMDGSNNFSHLSSPIQEFIQRGTDVNDAPSLSLSFEGCSQDFLDFTLEENSCYLSSLKLHGDLRSLPQFVIKLGSVTELCLSSSGQLSGDVLAALSNVRSLHYLKLITTELNFVIEQGALKALRRLCIVAQSLTRLENQEGALQHLESLWLLCKDLNGLCGARIEYLGRIKDVALDDAVSNEARKVWKEAAKKHPRRPRICFIKTKEEAHQMQMGGGQPREISHSPAATSPEAEIQMQLDSVSEPSVAQRKRKFGLFFRSRKADVTITTEVSSAVSSHDVIST